From Oculatellaceae cyanobacterium, a single genomic window includes:
- a CDS encoding reverse transcriptase family protein, which yields MGLKNNTQGNIEHLNNYRLNAYNTAEEIAAAMEISIAKLHFLTFNYKNSTVSHYIRFKKAKKIAGERIISAPLPDLKRAQYWILNNILQKIEIHDAAHGFCGDRSIVTNATPHVGAEVIINIDLQDFFSTISYSRVKGLFQSFGYSQAVATIFGLLCTDPIVEERELGGKTSFVELKQGRLPQGSPTSPAITNIICRSLDGRLSAIAEKYGFAYTRYVDDLTFSARGENVRNISNIIQQTQSIITHEGFAINQEKTRILRNSQQQQVTGIVVNEKINISRKTLKSFRATLYQIENEGLEGKHWGNSCNLIASITGFASFVAMVNPEKGAEFQQQIKRIQKKYQINNHT from the coding sequence ATGGGTTTGAAAAATAACACGCAAGGAAACATTGAACATTTAAATAATTATCGATTAAACGCATATAACACTGCCGAAGAAATTGCGGCAGCTATGGAAATTAGCATTGCTAAACTGCATTTTCTGACATTTAATTACAAAAATTCAACTGTCTCGCACTATATTCGTTTCAAAAAGGCGAAAAAAATTGCAGGAGAACGGATTATTTCCGCACCATTGCCTGACTTAAAACGCGCACAATATTGGATTTTGAATAATATCCTTCAAAAAATTGAAATCCATGATGCTGCACATGGTTTTTGTGGCGATCGCTCTATAGTCACCAACGCTACCCCCCATGTTGGCGCAGAAGTAATTATTAATATTGACTTACAGGATTTTTTTTCAACAATTTCCTATAGCCGTGTTAAAGGATTATTTCAATCATTTGGTTACTCTCAAGCCGTCGCCACAATATTTGGACTGTTATGTACAGATCCCATAGTTGAAGAACGGGAATTAGGCGGTAAAACATCCTTTGTTGAACTCAAACAAGGTCGCCTTCCCCAAGGTTCCCCCACAAGTCCCGCAATTACAAATATTATTTGTCGTAGTTTAGACGGTCGTTTGAGTGCGATCGCAGAAAAATACGGATTTGCCTATACACGCTACGTCGATGATTTAACATTTTCGGCTAGAGGTGAGAATGTTAGAAACATCAGTAATATCATCCAGCAAACTCAATCTATTATTACCCACGAAGGATTTGCGATTAATCAAGAAAAAACCCGCATTCTGCGAAACTCTCAACAACAACAAGTTACAGGTATCGTTGTCAACGAAAAAATTAATATTTCCCGAAAAACCTTAAAAAGTTTCCGTGCAACTTTATATCAAATCGAAAATGAGGGATTAGAAGGTAAACATTGGGGTAATTCGTGTAACCTGATTGCCTCAATAACTGGATTTGCCAGCTTTGTAGCAATGGTAAACCCAGAAAAAGGTGCAGAGTTTCAACAACAAATTAAACGTATTCAAAAGAAATATCAAATAAACAACCATACTTAA
- a CDS encoding thiazole synthase — MQTIEKSTQIKSDRPLVIAGKTFKSRLMTGTGKYRSIEEMQQSIIASGCEIVTVAVRRVQTKAPGHEGLAEALDWTKIWMLPNTAGCQTAEDAIRVARLGREMAKLLGQEDNNFVKLEVIPDTKYLLPDPIGTLQAAEQLVKEGFAVLPYINADPLLAKRLEDVGCVTVMPLGSPIGSGQGINNAANIQIIIDNARVPVVVDAGIGAPSEAAQAMEMGADALLINSAIALAQNPVAMARAMGLAAEAGRLAYLAGRIPVKTYASASSPLTGTITN, encoded by the coding sequence ATGCAAACTATTGAAAAGTCTACACAAATAAAGAGCGATCGCCCTCTAGTTATCGCTGGAAAAACTTTTAAATCTCGCTTGATGACGGGAACAGGTAAATATCGCAGCATTGAAGAAATGCAGCAAAGTATTATTGCAAGCGGGTGCGAAATTGTTACTGTCGCTGTACGTCGGGTGCAAACTAAAGCACCAGGGCATGAAGGTTTGGCAGAAGCATTAGATTGGACAAAAATCTGGATGCTACCTAATACCGCAGGTTGTCAAACTGCTGAAGATGCTATTCGCGTTGCTAGATTAGGGCGCGAGATGGCGAAATTATTAGGGCAGGAAGATAATAATTTTGTCAAGTTAGAAGTTATCCCTGACACTAAGTATTTATTACCCGATCCTATTGGGACATTGCAAGCGGCAGAACAACTTGTAAAAGAAGGCTTTGCGGTATTGCCATATATTAATGCTGATCCATTACTGGCAAAACGCTTGGAAGATGTTGGCTGTGTAACTGTGATGCCTTTAGGTTCGCCGATTGGTTCTGGACAAGGGATTAACAATGCTGCCAATATTCAGATCATTATTGACAATGCTAGGGTTCCTGTGGTTGTGGATGCAGGAATCGGCGCACCTAGCGAAGCTGCACAGGCAATGGAAATGGGGGCGGATGCGTTGTTGATTAATAGCGCGATCGCACTAGCACAAAACCCTGTAGCAATGGCACGGGCTATGGGTTTGGCGGCTGAAGCTGGTCGTCTTGCTTATTTAGCAGGTAGAATCCCTGTTAAAACTTATGCTAGTGCTAGTTCACCTTTAACGGGAACAATTACCAATTAA
- the thiO gene encoding glycine oxidase ThiO: MDVVTDILIIGGGIIGLSLAVELRRRGASVTVLSRDFKQAAAHAAAGMLAPQAEIIPPSRMLDLCLRSRALYPEWVQTIEELTGAIAGYWDCGILAPVYEDQQANELSNLGLVSGKDAISNWLDQDAIAQLQPGLSSEVIGGYWYPEDAQVDNRALAQALWLAAQNLGVDIREGVIVEEIQQQSDRVVIVKTSAGDFSAQHYVLATGAWSNQFLSLPVYPKKGQMLSLQVPVNKYNNQAITEKLPLQRVLFGSEIYIVPRQDGRIVLGATSEEVGFEPNNTPAGIQKLLTAAIRLFPQLADFSIQELWWGFRPTTPDELPILGRSAYHNLTIATGHYRNGILLAPITAVLLADLIMQQQVDPLLSYFHYSRF, from the coding sequence ATGGACGTAGTAACTGACATTTTAATTATCGGTGGCGGTATTATTGGTTTGTCGCTGGCTGTCGAATTGCGTAGACGTGGGGCAAGTGTTACTGTCTTATCTCGTGATTTTAAGCAAGCAGCAGCCCATGCTGCGGCTGGAATGCTTGCACCTCAAGCAGAAATTATTCCTCCAAGCCGGATGCTAGATTTGTGTTTGCGTAGTCGGGCATTATATCCAGAATGGGTACAGACTATAGAAGAACTTACTGGCGCGATCGCAGGTTATTGGGATTGTGGTATCCTAGCTCCTGTTTATGAAGATCAACAAGCTAACGAACTATCTAATTTAGGTTTAGTTTCGGGAAAGGATGCAATTAGTAATTGGCTAGATCAAGATGCGATCGCACAATTACAACCTGGATTAAGTTCAGAAGTTATCGGTGGCTACTGGTATCCAGAAGATGCTCAAGTAGATAATCGGGCGTTAGCTCAAGCTTTATGGTTAGCTGCTCAAAATTTGGGTGTGGATATTCGCGAAGGTGTGATAGTTGAGGAAATTCAACAACAATCAGACAGAGTTGTGATTGTTAAGACTTCTGCGGGTGATTTTTCGGCTCAACATTATGTATTAGCAACTGGCGCTTGGTCAAATCAATTCTTGTCCTTACCTGTTTATCCTAAAAAGGGACAAATGTTGTCTCTACAAGTACCAGTTAATAAATATAATAACCAAGCTATTACAGAGAAATTACCTTTACAACGGGTATTATTTGGCTCAGAAATATATATAGTACCGCGCCAAGATGGTCGAATTGTACTAGGTGCGACTAGCGAGGAAGTGGGGTTTGAACCTAACAATACGCCAGCAGGTATCCAAAAGTTACTTACAGCAGCTATCCGCCTGTTTCCACAGTTAGCAGATTTTTCTATTCAAGAGTTATGGTGGGGGTTTCGACCAACTACACCAGATGAATTACCAATACTTGGTAGGAGTGCCTACCATAATTTAACTATAGCTACAGGTCACTACCGCAATGGTATTCTGTTAGCGCCAATTACTGCTGTTTTACTTGCAGATTTAATTATGCAGCAGCAAGTTGATCCTTTGTTAAGTTACTTCCATTACTCTAGGTTTTAA
- a CDS encoding DUF4079 domain-containing protein, producing the protein MNLPSFLWLWRIAAWSMGFAIFAYLLLGITGWMLNRQQEQQENPQPRWLKPFHNITGIILVGLVLLLLAIGIVGTLGHFGTLGHSAHLPAGLAVVALVLLSAGSAIMITPERAWLRSIHVGTNIALFVGLAWVSITGWVVVQKYLP; encoded by the coding sequence GTGAATTTACCTTCATTCCTGTGGCTGTGGAGAATTGCTGCTTGGTCGATGGGCTTTGCCATTTTTGCTTATTTACTTCTAGGTATTACCGGATGGATGTTAAACCGCCAACAAGAACAACAAGAAAATCCGCAACCTAGATGGTTAAAGCCTTTTCATAACATCACTGGGATAATTCTAGTTGGCTTAGTCTTGCTCTTATTAGCAATTGGAATTGTCGGTACGTTAGGTCATTTTGGTACACTAGGACATTCTGCCCATTTACCAGCAGGTTTAGCAGTAGTAGCATTAGTTTTACTTTCTGCTGGTAGCGCCATAATGATTACTCCTGAACGCGCTTGGTTACGTTCTATTCATGTTGGGACAAATATTGCTTTATTTGTAGGATTAGCTTGGGTTTCAATTACAGGCTGGGTTGTAGTACAAAAGTATTTGCCATGA
- a CDS encoding DUF1830 domain-containing protein: protein MAQILDPVPSDSSDVILCCYVNATSQMQIARITNVPNWYFERVVFPGQRLVFEAIADAHLEIHTGMMASAILSDNIPCKQLSINDSRSTISVADASQEKKDYNQTLPPVNHKIIVTPEPLTTSTLC, encoded by the coding sequence ATGGCTCAGATTCTTGATCCTGTACCTTCGGATAGTTCTGATGTAATTTTGTGCTGCTACGTCAACGCCACAAGTCAAATGCAGATTGCTCGGATCACCAACGTTCCCAACTGGTATTTTGAGAGAGTGGTTTTTCCAGGGCAACGTTTGGTATTTGAAGCGATCGCAGATGCTCACTTAGAAATTCACACTGGCATGATGGCAAGTGCGATTCTCTCAGATAATATACCATGCAAGCAGCTTTCTATCAACGACAGCAGATCAACAATATCAGTTGCAGACGCAAGTCAGGAAAAAAAAGATTATAACCAAACTTTGCCCCCTGTCAATCATAAAATTATTGTCACACCAGAACCTTTAACAACATCTACTCTTTGTTAA
- a CDS encoding photosystem II high light acclimation radical SAM protein, which translates to MENRLLYVRLPCNPIFPLGVVYLADHVHKMFPDVKQRIFDLGTVPPLDFASALEACVDEFQPTLLVFSWRDIQIYAPVGGRGGNPLQHAFEFYYAKNPLKRIRGALGGLRVTTAYYTELWRNLGLIKQGLKRAQKYHPDARAVVGGGAVSVFYEQLGDSLPDGTIVSVGEGEALIEKLLRGEDLQTERCYVVGETRPRDRLIHENPANIEKTACNYDYIETIWAEFPYYLQDQDFYVGVQTKRGCPHNCCYCIYTVIEGKQVRINPADEVVAEMRQLYDRGIRNFWFTDAQFIPARKFIDDAIELLQKILDAGMHDIHWAAYIRADNLTPQLCDLMAKTGMNYFEIGITSGSQELVRKMRMGYNLRTVLENCRDLKAAGFNDLVSVNYSFNVIDERPETIRQTIAYHRELERIFGVDKVEPAIFFIGLQPHTHLEEFAFQNNIIKPGYNPMSLMPWTAKKLLWNPEPLGSLFGEVCLQAWQQNPNDFGREVMQILEHRFGCADLEEALSAPIEPKSKELAGVA; encoded by the coding sequence ATGGAAAATCGCCTTCTATACGTCCGCCTTCCTTGTAACCCTATTTTTCCACTTGGGGTTGTTTATTTAGCTGATCATGTTCACAAGATGTTTCCCGATGTCAAGCAGCGGATATTTGACTTGGGAACAGTACCACCTCTAGATTTTGCTAGTGCATTAGAGGCTTGTGTAGATGAATTTCAACCAACGCTATTGGTATTCTCCTGGCGAGATATCCAGATTTATGCGCCTGTAGGAGGTAGAGGGGGAAACCCACTTCAACACGCTTTTGAATTTTACTACGCCAAAAATCCTTTAAAAAGAATCAGGGGTGCGCTGGGAGGACTGCGTGTAACCACAGCTTACTATACAGAACTTTGGCGAAACTTAGGATTAATTAAACAAGGATTAAAACGCGCCCAAAAATATCATCCTGATGCCCGCGCCGTTGTCGGTGGTGGTGCTGTCAGTGTATTTTATGAGCAACTGGGTGATAGTTTACCTGATGGCACGATTGTTTCTGTTGGTGAAGGCGAGGCACTAATAGAAAAATTGCTGCGGGGGGAAGATTTACAAACTGAACGCTGTTATGTGGTGGGAGAAACAAGACCGCGCGATCGCTTAATTCACGAAAACCCCGCTAACATTGAAAAAACTGCCTGTAACTACGATTATATAGAAACAATTTGGGCGGAATTTCCATATTACCTCCAAGACCAAGATTTTTATGTAGGCGTACAAACCAAGCGAGGTTGTCCGCACAACTGTTGCTACTGTATTTACACAGTGATCGAAGGTAAACAGGTACGCATCAACCCAGCAGATGAAGTTGTAGCAGAGATGCGCCAACTATACGACCGAGGAATTCGTAACTTTTGGTTTACTGATGCTCAGTTTATCCCTGCCCGTAAATTTATAGATGATGCCATTGAGTTATTACAAAAAATCCTTGATGCAGGGATGCACGATATTCACTGGGCAGCATATATCCGCGCCGATAATTTAACACCCCAGTTATGTGATTTAATGGCTAAGACTGGGATGAATTACTTTGAAATCGGCATTACTAGCGGTTCACAAGAACTGGTGCGAAAAATGCGGATGGGATATAACCTCCGCACTGTCTTAGAAAACTGCCGTGACTTGAAAGCAGCAGGATTTAATGATTTAGTTTCTGTCAACTACTCTTTTAATGTAATTGATGAACGACCAGAAACAATTCGCCAAACTATTGCCTACCACCGAGAACTGGAACGAATTTTTGGGGTTGATAAGGTTGAACCTGCTATTTTCTTTATAGGTTTGCAGCCGCATACCCATTTAGAAGAATTTGCTTTTCAAAATAATATCATTAAGCCTGGATACAACCCCATGAGTTTAATGCCTTGGACAGCCAAAAAGTTACTTTGGAATCCAGAACCTTTAGGTTCTTTGTTTGGTGAGGTGTGCTTGCAAGCATGGCAACAAAATCCTAATGATTTTGGGCGAGAGGTAATGCAGATTTTAGAACATCGTTTTGGTTGTGCTGATTTAGAAGAAGCTTTATCTGCGCCTATTGAGCCAAAATCAAAAGAATTGGCGGGTGTTGCTTAG
- a CDS encoding DICT sensory domain-containing protein, giving the protein MLKGSILQQLADAHQSGSRPLRFGVYYKNTLVALCHALEDSILTSNSSPLVITAFQRGKWYLQEADRYGEIADKSQQIVIMAAPDSGFAEHPTSQRDNVAIVSLDEADPVAQEWHLIIFSPTYTAMVLCQELSDADYGAVGRPKTDLERKFYGFWTFEPQLVKETVELAIAHIGKVNPQLQQNLTTQLEEITAATSDEQDDLGAIVARVVNYLQTTQQVLIPDQEDLDNNLVSNELQAFVRMAQLMELANTGNPMETAEVSALAEVMAQLLNLPAWQLKRLRLAGLLHGLVPLPTDSVSQKSDEAPCCPLVPEVQALRRMPRLQAIAHIINHQTEWWNGTGQPANLAGEEIPLESRILGLVTHFEHRLTQLAKEKLDISQEEILIQVLSECQAQSGDRWEPKLVETLALLVMGLQQGLSLPVKPPKVSNGMWLLDIPSTSELLTAVMDATGGNRGS; this is encoded by the coding sequence ATGTTAAAAGGCTCGATACTGCAACAACTAGCGGATGCTCATCAATCAGGCTCAAGACCTTTGCGTTTTGGAGTGTATTATAAAAACACTCTAGTTGCCTTGTGTCATGCCTTGGAAGATAGCATTTTAACCTCCAATAGCTCACCCTTGGTAATTACGGCATTTCAACGGGGGAAATGGTATCTACAAGAAGCAGATAGGTATGGAGAAATAGCCGACAAATCACAGCAAATTGTGATTATGGCAGCACCCGATAGCGGTTTTGCGGAACACCCCACCAGTCAACGTGACAATGTAGCAATAGTTAGTTTAGACGAGGCTGATCCAGTTGCTCAAGAATGGCACTTGATTATTTTCTCACCTACATACACAGCAATGGTGCTTTGTCAAGAGCTATCGGATGCCGATTATGGAGCAGTAGGACGACCAAAAACTGATTTAGAGCGTAAATTTTACGGTTTTTGGACATTTGAACCGCAGTTAGTCAAGGAAACAGTAGAATTAGCTATCGCACATATTGGCAAAGTTAATCCACAACTCCAACAAAATTTAACTACCCAATTAGAAGAAATAACGGCTGCGACGAGCGACGAGCAAGACGACTTAGGGGCGATCGTTGCGCGGGTAGTAAATTATTTACAAACAACCCAGCAGGTTTTAATTCCCGATCAAGAAGATTTGGATAACAATTTAGTTTCCAATGAATTGCAAGCTTTTGTGCGGATGGCGCAGTTAATGGAGTTAGCCAACACAGGCAACCCAATGGAAACCGCCGAAGTTTCCGCATTAGCGGAAGTGATGGCGCAATTATTGAATTTACCAGCTTGGCAGTTAAAGCGGTTGCGCTTGGCAGGGTTGTTGCATGGATTAGTACCTTTACCAACTGATTCGGTTAGCCAAAAATCCGATGAAGCGCCTTGTTGTCCACTTGTACCAGAAGTGCAAGCATTGAGGCGGATGCCAAGGTTACAAGCGATCGCACATATCATCAACCATCAAACCGAGTGGTGGAATGGTACAGGGCAACCTGCTAATTTAGCTGGTGAGGAGATTCCTTTAGAGTCGAGGATTTTAGGGTTAGTTACCCACTTTGAACATCGCCTGACACAACTGGCAAAAGAGAAACTAGATATTAGCCAAGAGGAGATTTTAATTCAGGTGTTGAGTGAGTGTCAAGCACAATCAGGCGATCGTTGGGAGCCAAAATTAGTAGAAACCCTAGCTTTATTAGTCATGGGTTTACAACAAGGCTTAAGTTTACCAGTCAAACCACCTAAAGTTAGTAATGGAATGTGGTTATTAGATATTCCTAGTACTAGCGAATTATTAACGGCTGTAATGGATGCAACAGGGGGAAATCGTGGATCTTGA
- a CDS encoding pentapeptide repeat-containing protein, whose product MDLEAITQGKNKHLPGANLEDENFSNVDLSRINLAGATLVGTNFSHSKLEGARLEGANLLGAQMVATDLRANLLGANLMQADLTGADLRGSNLRGANLMGAKLTQANLAGAFLSGANLMSVNLQGVDLRGADLRGANLNGANLQGADLSQADLQGASLSSSNLEEVDLRGANLAGANLMSANLLCAELEGANLNGVNLTGTCLVGTFVG is encoded by the coding sequence GTGGATCTTGAAGCAATTACTCAGGGTAAAAATAAGCATCTCCCTGGAGCTAACTTAGAAGATGAAAACTTTTCAAACGTAGATTTAAGCAGGATTAATTTAGCTGGCGCTACCCTTGTAGGTACTAACTTTAGTCATTCTAAATTAGAAGGTGCGCGTTTAGAAGGAGCAAATCTTTTAGGCGCTCAGATGGTAGCAACAGATCTGCGGGCAAATTTGTTGGGTGCAAATTTAATGCAAGCAGATTTAACAGGTGCAGACTTGCGGGGAAGTAACCTGCGCGGCGCTAACTTAATGGGTGCGAAATTAACACAAGCAAATTTAGCAGGTGCTTTTTTAAGTGGTGCAAATTTAATGAGTGTGAATTTGCAAGGAGTTGACTTGCGCGGTGCAGACTTGCGTGGTGCTAATTTGAATGGTGCGAATTTACAAGGTGCAGATTTAAGTCAAGCAGATTTACAAGGTGCGAGTTTAAGTTCTTCTAATTTAGAAGAAGTAGATTTACGGGGGGCGAATTTAGCGGGGGCGAATTTAATGAGTGCAAATTTACTTTGTGCTGAGTTAGAAGGTGCAAATTTGAATGGCGTTAATCTTACAGGTACTTGTTTAGTAGGGACATTTGTAGGGTAA
- a CDS encoding type II toxin-antitoxin system VapC family toxin, whose translation MIAVDTNIVVRLLTQDDELQFKKSRDIFKNNDVFISDTVILETEWVLRFAYKFKPTEICAAFRNLCGLSNVYFNDINLIVQAIEWHDNGLDFADALHLGLSQHCSEFYTFDEAFVKKAQGLSKSIVKKPDV comes from the coding sequence ATGATCGCAGTTGACACTAATATAGTTGTGAGATTGCTAACTCAAGATGATGAATTACAGTTTAAAAAAAGTCGGGATATTTTTAAAAATAATGATGTATTTATCTCAGATACAGTTATTTTAGAGACTGAATGGGTCTTGCGTTTTGCTTACAAGTTTAAACCAACAGAAATTTGTGCAGCTTTTAGAAATTTATGTGGACTATCAAATGTTTATTTCAATGATATAAATTTAATAGTACAAGCAATAGAATGGCATGATAATGGGTTAGATTTTGCAGATGCGCTACATTTAGGGCTTAGTCAGCATTGTTCAGAATTTTATACTTTTGATGAGGCGTTTGTTAAAAAGGCTCAAGGTTTAAGCAAATCTATTGTGAAAAAACCTGATGTTTAA
- a CDS encoding AbrB/MazE/SpoVT family DNA-binding domain-containing protein has translation MEVTKLSQQGQIPIPESIRQSHQWQINQEFIILEVGDGILLKPKKTLKETTLDQVAGCLKYQAKPKTIQEMNEAIRQGVEELWHDRS, from the coding sequence ATGGAAGTTACTAAACTCTCTCAGCAGGGACAGATTCCCATACCTGAATCAATTAGACAATCTCACCAATGGCAAATTAATCAAGAATTTATTATTCTTGAGGTTGGTGATGGTATTTTGCTAAAGCCTAAAAAGACTTTAAAAGAAACAACTTTAGATCAAGTAGCGGGTTGCTTAAAATATCAAGCCAAGCCTAAAACTATTCAAGAGATGAATGAGGCAATTCGTCAAGGAGTAGAGGAGTTATGGCATGATCGCAGTTGA
- a CDS encoding DUF29 domain-containing protein: MVTQSQPTTQKLYDQDYYLWIKTTINQLRTGQFSVVDLDNLIEELESMERSQKRAIKNLLIRLFEHLLKLKYWETERERNQGHLQGEIRTFRRQIQDELEDSPSLKPYILEIFDECYEKARLEASDRTQLPLDTFPVTPIGSLAQILDDNWLPE, translated from the coding sequence ATGGTAACTCAATCACAACCAACAACTCAGAAGTTATACGACCAAGATTATTACCTTTGGATAAAGACAACTATTAACCAACTGCGTACTGGTCAATTTTCTGTTGTGGATTTAGATAATTTGATTGAGGAATTAGAGAGCATGGAGAGGAGCCAAAAACGAGCTATTAAAAACTTATTAATTAGGCTTTTTGAGCATCTGCTTAAGCTAAAATATTGGGAGACAGAACGAGAACGTAATCAAGGGCATTTGCAAGGGGAAATTAGAACATTTCGCCGACAGATTCAGGATGAATTAGAAGACAGCCCCAGTCTTAAACCTTACATTCTAGAGATATTTGATGAGTGTTACGAGAAAGCAAGATTAGAAGCAAGCGATCGCACACAATTACCTCTTGATACATTTCCTGTTACACCAATTGGATCTTTGGCACAAATTTTAGATGATAATTGGTTGCCTGAGTAG
- a CDS encoding PsbP-related protein: protein MKSKLLILSILSTVAVSGALPVINQLPGIESSPVQAATKLNTLTSPKLFSIKYPSTWSVDVSNKEYVMITNYKPQTGGGKAPASYIKNNIYFVNSSFNNTINQQLASYKQNGAKITKTQNLTIDGKSAYRLWVNDSRFAFPNSIITFVKYKNNKTAVVDSLYTKSNSSALGVIQPLQQSFRLLK from the coding sequence ATGAAATCCAAATTGTTGATTTTATCTATTTTATCAACTGTGGCTGTTTCAGGTGCGTTACCTGTAATTAATCAGCTTCCTGGGATTGAATCTAGCCCAGTCCAAGCCGCGACAAAACTTAATACTTTAACATCACCTAAGCTATTTTCAATTAAATATCCTTCTACTTGGTCTGTTGATGTTTCTAATAAAGAATATGTGATGATCACAAATTACAAACCGCAAACGGGTGGGGGGAAAGCGCCTGCTAGTTATATCAAAAATAACATTTACTTTGTAAATAGCTCTTTTAATAATACTATAAATCAACAACTTGCTAGTTATAAACAAAATGGTGCTAAAATTACTAAAACACAAAACTTAACAATTGATGGAAAATCTGCCTATAGATTGTGGGTTAATGATTCTAGATTTGCGTTTCCTAATAGCATCATCACTTTTGTGAAGTATAAAAATAATAAAACTGCTGTAGTTGACAGTTTATATACTAAAAGCAATTCATCAGCATTAGGTGTAATTCAACCTCTACAACAGTCTTTCCGTTTGCTGAAATAA
- a CDS encoding type II CAAX endopeptidase family protein, producing MKLNLVRVAQYPAPIRLGIFLLILAILWLPRAALIYLLVGLSGNGDSPGVRNLLTILTMALLFADFLFLLRIWGENVYRQPQLLKKYGVTAKPQNGLDLVKGLSLGVVITFSLFGLEGLLGWVVWQSPTMFLPKLILEGLLSALGVGFAEELVFRGWLLDELQRNYRPNASLWIDALIFAISHFIKPISEIIRTFPQFPALLLLGLTLVWAKRGSKGRLGISIGLHAGLVWGYYMINVGQMVQYSGGVSEWITGVDKNPLAGIMGLGFLGAIALLMRKRSLKYHNLY from the coding sequence TTGAAACTTAATTTAGTTCGTGTAGCTCAATACCCTGCCCCAATTAGGCTGGGTATATTTTTGCTAATTTTAGCTATATTGTGGCTGCCGAGAGCCGCGCTAATTTACTTACTGGTCGGTCTTTCTGGTAACGGTGATAGTCCTGGTGTCCGCAATTTGTTGACTATCCTGACCATGGCGCTGTTGTTTGCCGATTTCTTGTTCCTACTGAGGATTTGGGGAGAAAACGTTTATCGACAACCACAACTACTCAAAAAATATGGAGTAACAGCGAAGCCACAAAACGGCTTAGATTTAGTTAAAGGTCTAAGTCTTGGTGTAGTAATCACCTTTAGTTTATTTGGTTTAGAAGGTTTGCTAGGTTGGGTAGTTTGGCAAAGCCCTACCATGTTTTTACCAAAGCTAATCTTAGAAGGATTATTAAGCGCCTTGGGAGTTGGTTTTGCAGAGGAATTAGTATTTCGGGGTTGGTTGCTAGATGAGTTGCAAAGAAATTACCGCCCGAATGCAAGCCTTTGGATAGATGCTTTAATATTTGCTATATCGCATTTTATCAAGCCAATATCAGAAATTATTCGCACCTTCCCACAATTTCCGGCGCTGTTACTTTTAGGTTTAACTTTGGTGTGGGCAAAGCGTGGTAGCAAAGGACGCTTGGGTATTTCTATTGGTTTACACGCTGGGTTAGTGTGGGGCTACTACATGATTAATGTAGGGCAGATGGTGCAATATTCTGGTGGGGTTTCTGAGTGGATTACTGGAGTTGATAAAAATCCTCTGGCGGGAATAATGGGGCTGGGGTTTTTGGGTGCGATCGCGCTCTTGATGAGGAAGCGATCGCTTAAATATCACAATCTTTATTAA
- the clpS gene encoding ATP-dependent Clp protease adapter ClpS, with translation MSVETIQKPSTSRKIAPRYRVLLHNDDFNPMEYVVQVLITTVPNLTQPQAVNIMMEAHNSGTALVITCALEHAEFYCETLNNHGLTSTIEPDE, from the coding sequence GTGTCTGTTGAGACTATTCAAAAGCCTTCAACATCCCGTAAAATCGCACCCCGTTATCGTGTTTTGCTGCATAACGACGACTTCAATCCAATGGAGTACGTTGTGCAGGTCTTAATCACAACTGTACCTAACTTGACGCAACCTCAAGCTGTCAACATTATGATGGAAGCTCATAATAGTGGTACTGCTTTAGTAATTACCTGCGCCCTGGAACACGCTGAGTTTTATTGTGAAACCTTGAATAATCACGGTTTAACTAGCACAATTGAACCTGACGAGTAA